Proteins encoded by one window of Halobaculum halobium:
- a CDS encoding methionine adenosyltransferase translates to MRNIQVSELDRQAVEDQDVEIVERKGIGHPDSICDGIAEAVSRGLSQLYLDRVGKVLHYNTDETQLVAGNASPSYAGGEVIDPIYVLIVGRATKEYETDDGRELTLPVGRVALESARDYLREQIPELEVGTDIVVDVKIGEGSGDLQDVFGEDGTQVPMANDTSFGVGHAPLTETEQIVREAERALNGSYAAEHPELGPDVKIMGKREGDHIDITVAAAMIDAYVSDIDEYREATERVESYVTELAEGYTDRDVSVAVNTADDLEEGSIYLTTTGTSAEQGDDGSVGRGNRANGLITPNRPMSMEATSGKNPVNHIGKIYNLLSTDIAEAVVAEIDGIRDLQVRLLSQIGRPIDEPHVADAQVVTEEGVAVADIEEEATAIIDERLENVTDVTRRVIEGELSTF, encoded by the coding sequence ATGAGGAATATCCAGGTCTCCGAACTCGACCGACAAGCGGTCGAGGACCAGGACGTAGAGATCGTCGAGCGAAAGGGAATCGGCCATCCGGACTCGATCTGCGACGGGATCGCGGAGGCGGTCTCGCGCGGCCTCTCACAGCTGTACCTCGACCGCGTCGGAAAGGTTCTCCACTACAACACCGACGAGACGCAGCTTGTCGCCGGCAACGCGTCCCCCTCCTACGCCGGCGGCGAGGTGATCGACCCGATCTACGTGCTCATCGTCGGCCGCGCCACGAAGGAATACGAGACGGACGACGGCCGAGAGCTGACGCTGCCTGTCGGCCGCGTCGCACTGGAGTCGGCTCGCGACTACCTCCGCGAGCAGATCCCCGAACTGGAGGTCGGCACCGACATCGTCGTCGACGTGAAAATCGGTGAGGGGTCGGGCGACCTGCAGGACGTCTTCGGTGAGGACGGCACACAGGTGCCGATGGCGAACGACACCTCCTTCGGCGTCGGCCACGCGCCGCTCACGGAGACCGAGCAGATCGTCCGCGAGGCCGAACGCGCCCTCAACGGCTCCTACGCTGCCGAGCACCCTGAACTCGGCCCCGACGTGAAGATCATGGGCAAGCGCGAGGGCGACCACATCGACATCACGGTCGCCGCAGCGATGATCGATGCGTACGTGAGCGACATCGACGAGTACCGCGAGGCGACCGAGCGCGTCGAGTCCTACGTCACCGAGCTCGCCGAGGGGTACACCGACCGCGACGTGAGCGTCGCCGTCAACACCGCCGACGACCTCGAAGAGGGGTCGATCTACCTGACGACGACCGGCACCTCCGCCGAGCAGGGCGACGACGGCTCGGTCGGCCGCGGCAACCGCGCGAACGGTCTCATCACCCCGAACCGCCCGATGAGTATGGAGGCTACCTCCGGCAAGAACCCCGTCAATCACATCGGGAAGATCTACAACCTCCTCTCGACGGACATCGCGGAGGCCGTCGTCGCGGAGATCGACGGCATCCGCGACCTCCAGGTCCGCCTGCTCTCGCAGATCGGCCGCCCTATCGACGAGCCCCACGTCGCCGACGCGCAGGTCGTCACCGAGGAGGGCGTTGCCGTCGCCGATATCGAGGAAGAGGCGACCGCCATTATCGACGAGCGCCTCGAGAACGTCACCGACGTGACCCGGCGCGTCATCGAGGGCGAGCTCTCGACGTTCTGA
- a CDS encoding acyltransferase, whose amino-acid sequence MSDDDADGEGAPARYDRLERHPTPDGRNSLRHWTDAKSPIRVAVNYLVVWLIRISPSLRLKSWLLRQLGATVGEGVSWGLEATPDVFWPERVALGDDVIVGYDSVLLCHEFLQDEYRLGDVVVGDRAMLGAKVTVLPGVHIGEDAQVAANSLVAADVPPGATVAGVPAEPVERGERSADGDESREN is encoded by the coding sequence GTGAGCGACGACGACGCCGACGGAGAGGGGGCGCCTGCGCGCTACGACCGGCTGGAGCGACATCCGACGCCGGACGGGCGCAACTCCCTGCGCCACTGGACCGACGCCAAGTCGCCGATCAGGGTCGCCGTCAACTATCTCGTCGTCTGGCTGATCCGGATCTCGCCGAGCCTCCGGCTCAAGTCCTGGCTCCTCCGCCAACTGGGCGCGACTGTCGGAGAGGGGGTCTCCTGGGGGCTAGAGGCGACCCCGGACGTGTTCTGGCCCGAGCGCGTCGCGCTCGGTGACGACGTGATCGTCGGTTACGACTCGGTGTTGCTGTGTCACGAGTTCCTCCAGGACGAGTACCGCCTCGGCGACGTGGTCGTCGGCGACCGCGCCATGCTCGGCGCGAAGGTGACAGTGTTACCCGGCGTCCACATCGGCGAGGACGCCCAGGTCGCGGCGAACTCCCTCGTCGCCGCCGACGTCCCACCGGGCGCGACGGTCGCCGGCGTCCCGGCCGAACCGGTCGAGCGAGGGGAGCGCAGCGCCGACGGCGACGAGTCGCGCGAGAACTGA
- a CDS encoding YlbF family regulator yields the protein MSIETDSSEPATTDDAVESLAADLGAAVADSPAYRRFEEAKAAVQNDDEAQARIAEFEQLRQEFAVAKQAGQADQETMEKVQAAQQELHSLPVMQDYVEAQDDLQDRLETLNEAISEPLAVDFGGEAGGCCHD from the coding sequence ATGAGCATCGAGACCGACTCGTCGGAGCCGGCGACAACTGACGACGCCGTCGAGTCGCTGGCAGCGGATCTCGGCGCCGCAGTCGCCGACTCTCCCGCCTATCGGCGCTTCGAGGAGGCGAAGGCGGCCGTCCAGAACGACGACGAAGCGCAAGCGCGCATCGCCGAGTTCGAACAGCTCCGACAGGAGTTCGCGGTGGCCAAGCAGGCCGGGCAAGCCGACCAGGAGACGATGGAGAAGGTGCAGGCCGCCCAGCAGGAACTGCACTCGCTGCCGGTGATGCAGGACTACGTCGAAGCGCAAGACGACTTGCAGGACCGCTTGGAGACGTTGAACGAAGCTATCTCCGAGCCGCTCGCCGTCGACTTCGGCGGCGAGGCCGGCGGCTGCTGTCACGACTGA
- a CDS encoding FKBP-type peptidyl-prolyl cis-trans isomerase, which translates to MSEEEQAEAADAADAGDDASEDAETETDGAADGIQNGDFLRLDYTVRTVPGEDEEEGRVVDTTHKEVAEEAGIDDDEYDFSPRIIVVGEGHVFDSVDEDLIGKEVGDTNVVTVPADEAFGEFDPDDVRTVSAEKIPEDDRYPGAQVTIDGDQGYVETVIGGRSRVDFNHPLAGDDLEYDYEILEHVDDDEEKAAGLIGMYLQETPEVRIEEETVEEEVPVEDGEEGETETEEVDKRSLYIEATPMMQMNQQWMFSKQQIAQDIMGRLDLDRVVVEEVIDGSGGMMGGMGGMMGGMGGGMGGEDIEEALDDVDMDDVDVDADELVDELEDADE; encoded by the coding sequence ATGAGCGAAGAAGAGCAGGCTGAGGCGGCAGACGCCGCCGACGCCGGCGATGATGCGAGCGAGGACGCCGAGACCGAAACCGACGGGGCCGCGGACGGGATCCAGAACGGGGACTTCCTCCGACTGGATTACACCGTCCGCACCGTCCCCGGCGAGGACGAGGAGGAGGGACGCGTCGTCGACACGACCCACAAGGAGGTCGCCGAGGAGGCGGGTATCGACGACGACGAGTACGACTTCTCCCCGCGAATCATCGTCGTCGGCGAGGGCCACGTGTTCGATTCTGTCGACGAGGACCTGATCGGGAAGGAGGTCGGCGACACGAACGTCGTCACCGTCCCCGCCGACGAGGCGTTCGGCGAGTTCGACCCCGACGACGTGCGCACCGTCAGCGCCGAGAAGATCCCGGAGGACGACCGCTACCCCGGCGCCCAGGTCACGATCGACGGCGATCAGGGCTACGTCGAGACGGTCATCGGCGGGCGCTCGCGCGTCGACTTCAACCATCCGCTCGCGGGCGACGACCTCGAGTACGACTATGAGATCCTCGAGCACGTCGACGACGACGAGGAGAAGGCCGCCGGCCTCATCGGCATGTACCTCCAGGAGACCCCCGAGGTCCGCATCGAGGAGGAGACCGTCGAAGAGGAGGTCCCCGTCGAGGACGGCGAAGAGGGCGAGACGGAGACCGAGGAGGTTGACAAGCGCTCGCTGTACATCGAGGCGACACCGATGATGCAGATGAACCAGCAGTGGATGTTCTCGAAGCAGCAGATCGCACAGGACATCATGGGCCGCCTCGACCTCGACCGCGTCGTCGTCGAGGAAGTCATCGACGGCTCCGGCGGCATGATGGGCGGCATGGGCGGCATGATGGGCGGCATGGGCGGCGGCATGGGCGGCGAAGACATCGAGGAGGCCCTCGACGACGTCGACATGGACGACGTGGACGTTGACGCCGACGAGCTCGTCGACGAGCTCGAAGACGCCGACGAATAA
- a CDS encoding RAD55 family ATPase: MADRLPTGIDVLDRRFDGGIPAGSIVLFSADPASQSELLLYELTAARGTLYLTTLRSDQAVEDAIDRTKSRVGTPTVRDIGGDAPLDAANKLVSALPENANLLIDVVDPLEQTDRSRYRRFLTELQTAMVNTESVAFLHAMKRDDEPKNRAMTEHVADVVWDLDTQVRGSDVVNKLAVPKFRGGRALDETVKLKLEEHVAIDTSRDIA; this comes from the coding sequence ATGGCGGACCGCCTCCCGACCGGGATCGACGTGCTCGACCGCCGGTTCGACGGCGGGATTCCGGCCGGGAGCATCGTGCTGTTCTCGGCGGATCCGGCGAGCCAGTCGGAGCTGCTGCTGTACGAACTCACCGCCGCGCGCGGCACGCTGTATCTCACGACGCTGCGCTCGGACCAGGCCGTCGAGGACGCGATCGATCGGACGAAGTCGCGGGTGGGCACGCCGACGGTCCGCGACATCGGCGGCGACGCGCCGCTGGACGCGGCCAACAAGTTGGTGAGCGCGCTCCCCGAGAACGCGAACCTCCTGATCGACGTGGTCGACCCGCTGGAACAGACCGACCGCTCCCGGTACCGACGCTTCCTCACCGAGCTCCAGACGGCGATGGTCAACACCGAGAGCGTCGCGTTCCTCCACGCGATGAAGCGCGACGACGAGCCGAAGAACCGCGCGATGACCGAGCACGTCGCCGACGTGGTGTGGGATCTCGACACACAGGTTCGCGGGTCGGACGTGGTGAACAAGCTCGCCGTCCCGAAGTTCCGGGGCGGCCGCGCGCTCGATGAGACGGTGAAGCTGAAGCTCGAGGAGCACGTCGCCATCGACACCTCTCGCGACATCGCGTAG
- a CDS encoding thioredoxin family protein, translated as MSTTLSTMDPDAGAEIEPDTAAALGADGLTYKVWGGDWCPDCTQQLPQFAAALGAAGVPADRIEQFPVEKVDGEKQGPGMTEYGVEYIPTVIVFDADGDEVTRFVESADTDIATFLARELADG; from the coding sequence ATGAGCACGACGCTTTCGACGATGGATCCCGATGCGGGCGCCGAGATCGAGCCGGACACCGCTGCCGCCCTCGGCGCTGACGGGCTGACGTACAAGGTGTGGGGCGGCGACTGGTGTCCCGACTGCACGCAGCAGCTCCCCCAGTTCGCGGCCGCACTCGGTGCCGCGGGCGTCCCGGCCGACCGCATCGAGCAGTTCCCCGTAGAGAAGGTCGACGGCGAGAAACAAGGGCCGGGAATGACCGAGTACGGTGTCGAGTACATCCCGACGGTGATCGTGTTCGACGCCGACGGCGACGAGGTCACTCGGTTCGTGGAGTCGGCCGATACGGACATCGCGACGTTTCTCGCACGCGAACTCGCGGACGGCTGA
- the cyaB gene encoding class IV adenylate cyclase — protein MYEVELKVRADHDDLRAHLAEIDAERVRRVRQVDTYYDAPHRDFAETDEALRVRRETGVDAEGVNAGGAGGAIEGADAADIETKITYKGPLVEAESKTREEFETAVADGDAAAGILDGLGFAPAATVEKDREFFAVDGYTVTLDEIADLGQFVEVEREVAADEIEPVREEAAALLRTLGLDPDDQIRTSYLGLLLAAQDMPNNTSG, from the coding sequence ATGTACGAAGTGGAACTGAAAGTGCGCGCCGACCACGACGATCTGCGCGCACACCTCGCCGAGATCGACGCGGAGCGCGTTCGACGCGTCCGGCAGGTCGACACCTACTACGACGCCCCGCACCGCGACTTCGCCGAGACCGACGAGGCGCTCCGCGTCCGCCGCGAGACGGGCGTCGATGCCGAGGGCGTGAACGCCGGAGGCGCCGGCGGCGCTATCGAAGGCGCCGACGCCGCCGACATCGAGACGAAGATAACATACAAGGGCCCGCTCGTCGAGGCCGAGTCGAAGACCCGCGAGGAGTTCGAGACCGCCGTCGCCGACGGCGACGCAGCGGCGGGGATCCTCGACGGTCTCGGGTTCGCCCCCGCGGCGACCGTCGAGAAGGACCGCGAGTTCTTCGCGGTCGACGGCTACACCGTCACGCTCGACGAGATCGCGGACTTGGGACAGTTCGTCGAGGTCGAACGCGAAGTCGCGGCCGACGAGATCGAACCCGTCCGAGAGGAGGCAGCCGCACTCCTTCGGACGCTGGGACTCGACCCGGACGACCAGATCCGAACCTCGTACCTCGGACTGCTCCTCGCGGCGCAAGATATGCCAAATAATACTTCCGGGTAA
- a CDS encoding thioredoxin domain-containing protein, translated as MTDPTARNRLEEEASPYLRQHADNPVHWQPWDDAALAAARERDVPIFLSVGYAACHWCHVMEEESFEDEAVADVLNDEFVPVKVDREERPDLDRIYQTVNQLVNGRGGWPLSVWLTPEGKPFYVGTYFPRDGRQGMPGFLEVCRNIANSWNDPDQRADMEARADQWTAAARDELESTGGDGDTPEAADGVGAAAESADRAEVDGERSGLPDADVLSDAVTAALRSADREHGGFGRQGPKFPQTGRIDLLMQASARSGREEPLNVAVETLDAMADGGLYDQVGGGFHRYCTDREWVVPHFEKMLYDNAELARVFLDAHRLLGRPKYATVARETLAFLDRELSHPDGGFYGTLDADSGEGEGEFYVWTPESVAEALAAADREFESDDVELVCDRFGVEDGGNFERGTTVLTRAAPVEELADAYDLPVETVRERLMRARTALFDHREATRERPPRDEKVLAGWNGLAVSAFAAAGRTLDPDLAERGADALGFVREHLWDGERLSRRYIERDGDAVGEGEVKGVGYLEDYAYLGRAALDLYGVTGDVGHLGFALDLGRTVVEAFYDADDATIYSTPADGEELVVRPQEPTDASTPSSLGVATRLLLDLDLFAPDEAFAEVARDALATHADDVTASPLEHVTLALAAARAESGPFELTLASDGVPEEWRDTLASRYLPGVVVAPRPPTADGVAAWVDDLGLADVPPIWHGRDARDGAPTAYACRDFTCSPPNHDLRAALEWAAGD; from the coding sequence ATGACCGATCCGACGGCGCGAAACCGGCTGGAGGAGGAGGCCAGCCCGTATCTGCGCCAACACGCGGACAATCCAGTCCACTGGCAGCCGTGGGACGACGCCGCGCTCGCGGCGGCCCGCGAGCGCGACGTGCCGATCTTCCTGTCGGTGGGCTACGCCGCGTGTCACTGGTGTCACGTCATGGAGGAAGAATCGTTCGAGGACGAGGCCGTCGCGGACGTGCTCAACGACGAGTTCGTCCCGGTGAAGGTCGACCGCGAGGAGCGACCGGATCTCGACCGGATCTACCAGACGGTGAACCAACTCGTCAATGGCCGGGGCGGCTGGCCGTTGTCCGTGTGGCTCACGCCCGAGGGGAAGCCGTTCTACGTCGGGACGTACTTCCCGCGCGACGGCCGTCAGGGAATGCCGGGGTTCCTCGAAGTGTGCCGCAACATCGCGAACTCGTGGAACGACCCCGACCAGCGCGCCGACATGGAGGCGCGCGCCGACCAGTGGACGGCCGCCGCCCGCGACGAACTGGAGTCGACCGGTGGTGACGGCGACACGCCCGAGGCGGCTGACGGCGTCGGAGCGGCCGCTGAATCGGCCGACAGAGCCGAGGTCGACGGCGAACGGAGCGGCCTCCCGGACGCCGACGTCCTCTCTGACGCCGTCACGGCGGCGCTGCGAAGCGCCGACCGCGAACACGGTGGCTTCGGCCGCCAGGGGCCGAAGTTCCCGCAGACCGGGCGGATCGACCTCCTCATGCAGGCGTCCGCGCGAAGTGGCCGCGAAGAGCCGTTGAACGTCGCCGTCGAGACGCTCGACGCGATGGCCGACGGCGGGCTCTACGACCAGGTCGGCGGCGGCTTCCACCGCTACTGCACCGACCGCGAGTGGGTCGTCCCCCACTTCGAGAAGATGCTGTACGACAACGCCGAGTTGGCGCGCGTCTTCCTTGACGCCCACCGCCTGCTCGGTCGGCCGAAATACGCGACCGTCGCCCGCGAGACGCTCGCGTTCCTCGATCGGGAGCTGTCCCACCCCGACGGCGGCTTCTACGGAACGCTCGACGCCGACTCCGGCGAGGGAGAGGGGGAGTTCTACGTCTGGACGCCGGAGTCCGTCGCGGAGGCGCTCGCAGCCGCCGATCGGGAGTTCGAGTCAGACGACGTCGAACTGGTGTGCGACCGATTCGGCGTCGAAGACGGCGGCAACTTCGAGCGCGGAACGACCGTGCTCACCCGCGCGGCCCCGGTCGAGGAGCTCGCCGACGCGTACGACCTGCCCGTCGAGACCGTGCGCGAACGGCTGATGAGGGCGCGGACGGCGTTGTTCGACCATCGCGAAGCGACACGCGAGCGGCCGCCCCGGGACGAAAAGGTGCTCGCGGGGTGGAACGGTCTCGCGGTCTCGGCGTTCGCCGCTGCCGGTCGAACCCTCGATCCGGACCTCGCCGAGCGCGGCGCCGACGCGCTCGGGTTCGTACGAGAGCACCTGTGGGACGGCGAGCGGCTCAGCCGCCGATACATCGAGCGCGATGGCGACGCCGTCGGCGAGGGCGAAGTGAAGGGCGTCGGCTACCTCGAGGACTACGCCTACCTGGGACGGGCGGCGCTCGATCTGTACGGGGTTACCGGCGACGTGGGTCACCTCGGCTTCGCGCTCGATCTCGGTCGAACCGTGGTCGAGGCGTTCTACGATGCCGACGACGCGACGATCTACTCCACGCCGGCCGACGGTGAGGAGCTCGTCGTGCGGCCGCAGGAGCCGACGGACGCCTCCACTCCGTCCAGCCTCGGCGTCGCGACACGGCTATTGCTCGATCTCGACCTGTTCGCACCCGACGAGGCGTTCGCCGAAGTCGCGCGCGACGCGCTTGCGACCCACGCGGACGACGTGACCGCGTCGCCGCTGGAACACGTCACGCTGGCACTCGCGGCCGCCCGCGCCGAGAGCGGCCCCTTCGAACTCACGCTCGCGTCCGACGGGGTGCCCGAGGAGTGGCGAGACACGCTCGCAAGTCGGTACCTCCCCGGCGTCGTCGTGGCACCGCGGCCACCGACCGCCGACGGCGTCGCGGCGTGGGTCGACGACCTCGGGCTGGCCGATGTGCCGCCGATCTGGCACGGGCGCGACGCCCGCGACGGCGCGCCGACGGCGTACGCCTGCCGCGACTTCACCTGTTCGCCGCCGAACCACGATCTGCGGGCGGCGCTGGAGTGGGCCGCCGGCGACTAG
- a CDS encoding PLP-dependent cysteine synthase family protein codes for MDDSVLDTIGSPLVRVDSPPGATVAAKLESRNPGGSAKDRPAVRMIERAEADGTLEPGDTLVEPTSGNTGIGLAMAGAAKGYDVTVVMPASKSEERRRIMVAYGADLELVDGGIDAAKERADELEAEGMVQLRQFENGANPGAHYETTAPEILDQLGGRTPDALVAGVGTGGTISGIGRRLREDFPAMDVVAVEPEDSAVLSGRKPESDSFQGMGPGFVSPNLDTDLLDGVLTVGLDEAEAECRRLAREEGILVGQSSGGSNLRARDVAAAFAAGDDPDYHDVALDGWQPRDDGHVGVARDDPLVLTVFWDSGERYMSTGLFD; via the coding sequence ATGGACGATTCGGTACTCGACACCATCGGCTCGCCGCTGGTCAGGGTCGATTCGCCGCCAGGCGCGACCGTGGCGGCGAAGCTGGAGTCGCGCAACCCCGGGGGATCGGCGAAGGACCGCCCCGCGGTGCGGATGATCGAGCGCGCCGAGGCCGACGGGACACTGGAGCCGGGCGACACGCTCGTGGAACCGACCTCGGGGAACACCGGTATCGGGCTCGCGATGGCCGGCGCCGCGAAGGGGTACGACGTGACCGTCGTCATGCCCGCCTCGAAGAGCGAGGAGCGCCGCCGGATCATGGTCGCTTACGGCGCCGACTTGGAGCTGGTCGACGGCGGCATCGACGCCGCGAAAGAGCGCGCCGACGAGCTTGAGGCCGAAGGGATGGTGCAACTCCGACAGTTCGAAAACGGCGCCAACCCCGGAGCTCACTACGAGACCACGGCCCCGGAGATCCTCGACCAACTCGGGGGACGGACACCCGACGCGCTCGTCGCCGGCGTCGGCACCGGCGGGACGATATCGGGGATCGGGCGACGCCTCCGCGAGGACTTCCCCGCGATGGACGTGGTCGCCGTCGAGCCCGAGGATTCCGCGGTGCTCTCGGGGCGAAAGCCGGAGTCGGACTCGTTTCAAGGGATGGGTCCGGGATTCGTCAGTCCGAACCTCGACACGGATCTGCTCGACGGCGTGCTCACCGTCGGCCTGGACGAGGCGGAGGCCGAGTGCCGGCGGCTCGCCCGAGAAGAGGGGATCCTCGTCGGGCAGTCCTCAGGCGGCTCGAACCTCCGCGCCCGCGACGTGGCCGCCGCCTTCGCCGCCGGCGACGACCCGGACTACCACGACGTGGCGCTCGACGGCTGGCAACCGCGCGACGACGGCCACGTCGGCGTCGCCCGCGACGATCCGCTGGTACTCACGGTGTTCTGGGACTCCGGGGAGCGCTACATGTCGACTGGGCTGTTCGACTGA
- a CDS encoding DUF5804 family protein: MTTVCLVGDLEADLRYELLSRETAREALATYDLRSPFENAIALDTVSLGAAVSLCNDLNWYLVRFVDEVLIKEPSITDDEWLSRPLATAVRNDAVRREETDRFLKLYGLDDGRLVEPMFLARSDDAELPEYDLRDVEETVGVRVTRGEFDE, encoded by the coding sequence ATGACCACGGTCTGTCTCGTCGGCGACCTCGAGGCCGACCTCCGGTACGAGCTGCTCTCGCGGGAGACGGCGCGAGAGGCGCTCGCGACGTACGACCTCCGCTCCCCGTTCGAGAACGCCATCGCGCTCGACACCGTCAGCCTCGGCGCCGCGGTGTCGCTGTGTAACGACCTCAACTGGTACCTCGTTCGCTTCGTCGACGAGGTGCTGATCAAGGAGCCGTCGATCACCGACGACGAGTGGCTCTCGCGGCCGTTGGCGACGGCCGTCCGCAACGACGCCGTTCGCCGCGAGGAGACCGACCGCTTCCTGAAGCTGTACGGCCTCGACGACGGTCGGCTCGTCGAGCCGATGTTCCTCGCGCGCAGCGACGACGCCGAGCTGCCGGAGTACGACCTCCGGGACGTGGAGGAGACGGTCGGCGTCCGAGTCACGCGGGGGGAGTTCGACGAGTGA
- a CDS encoding MinD/ParA family ATP-binding protein produces MLAVTGGKGGTGKTTTALGLARAFGARDGDADEDHPRGAVAVVDADWDLPDLGALAGVDRRVKYPDDGGADRSPLTAAVADDARGAVQVLPAPTDARDREVRASLRRTLATAAATTRVIVDCPAGAAPDAVAPLRLADAALLVTEPCVAALRDAAKTAAVARRVGTPTVGAVVCRASVVPPGVCDILGCPVLARVPRARGSADPTNRDIEGDSVLADERVAAAYDRVADALAGTRSGEPASSRA; encoded by the coding sequence ATGCTCGCGGTCACCGGCGGCAAGGGCGGCACGGGAAAGACGACGACGGCGCTCGGGCTGGCGCGTGCGTTCGGCGCCCGCGACGGCGACGCTGATGAGGACCACCCGCGCGGAGCGGTCGCCGTCGTCGACGCCGACTGGGACCTGCCGGACCTCGGCGCGCTCGCGGGAGTGGACCGCAGGGTGAAGTACCCAGACGACGGCGGTGCCGATCGGTCACCGCTGACGGCCGCGGTCGCCGACGACGCCCGCGGAGCCGTGCAGGTGCTCCCGGCGCCGACCGACGCTCGCGACCGGGAGGTGCGCGCGTCGCTGCGGCGAACCCTCGCGACGGCGGCCGCAACGACGCGGGTGATCGTGGACTGCCCGGCCGGCGCCGCCCCCGATGCGGTCGCGCCGCTCCGGCTCGCCGACGCCGCGTTGCTCGTGACGGAGCCATGTGTGGCCGCCCTGCGCGACGCCGCGAAAACCGCCGCCGTCGCCCGGCGAGTGGGGACGCCGACCGTCGGCGCCGTCGTTTGCCGGGCGAGCGTCGTCCCGCCTGGCGTGTGCGACATCCTCGGCTGTCCGGTCCTCGCACGAGTGCCCCGCGCACGGGGGTCGGCGGATCCGACGAACCGGGATATCGAGGGCGACTCAGTGCTCGCGGACGAGCGAGTCGCCGCGGCCTACGACCGGGTCGCGGACGCGCTGGCGGGGACTCGTTCGGGCGAGCCCGCGTCGTCGCGGGCGTGA
- the purD gene encoding phosphoribosylamine--glycine ligase, giving the protein MSETVLLVGGGGREHAIARAVADDATLYACAGNRNPGIASLASGFEQIDERDADSIVDYAADVDADLAVIGPESALEAGVADALDAAGVYTFGPRADEARIETDKAFQRRFMSEHDIPGNPDFETFDSADAAAEYVAEYDGDVAVKPVGLTGGKGVRVTGDQLTTEAAIEYIRDAEWDEWVIEERLVGEEFTVQAFVANGEVRTTPAVQDHKRAYEGDEGPNTGGMGSYSDTDLTLPFMTDADYDAAVEIIDAVVDALPEYKGVLYGQFMLGADGPKVVEFNARFGDPEAMNTLPVLSTPFLDVLTAARDGESLPDLAFSGEATVCKYAVPAGYPVEPDAGARIEVDDSSVGDALLFYASVDQREDGLFTTTSRSFAVVGLGGSIAAAEADAEAALSMIDEGFHVRHDIGTAELVQSRIDHMAEIRGE; this is encoded by the coding sequence ATGTCCGAGACAGTGCTCCTCGTCGGCGGCGGCGGCCGCGAACACGCCATCGCCCGCGCGGTTGCGGACGACGCGACGCTGTACGCCTGTGCCGGCAACCGAAACCCCGGGATCGCCTCGCTCGCGTCCGGGTTCGAGCAGATAGACGAGCGAGACGCCGACTCGATCGTCGACTACGCGGCGGACGTCGACGCGGACCTCGCGGTGATCGGCCCCGAGTCCGCCTTGGAGGCCGGAGTCGCCGACGCGCTCGACGCCGCGGGCGTGTACACCTTCGGTCCGCGCGCCGACGAGGCGCGCATCGAGACGGACAAGGCGTTCCAGCGGCGGTTCATGTCGGAGCACGATATCCCGGGGAACCCGGACTTCGAGACGTTCGACTCGGCGGATGCGGCCGCCGAGTACGTCGCGGAGTACGACGGCGACGTGGCGGTCAAGCCCGTCGGGCTCACCGGCGGGAAGGGCGTCCGCGTAACGGGAGACCAGCTCACGACCGAGGCGGCCATCGAGTACATCCGCGACGCCGAGTGGGACGAGTGGGTGATCGAGGAGCGCCTCGTCGGCGAGGAGTTCACCGTGCAAGCGTTCGTCGCGAACGGTGAGGTGCGCACGACGCCCGCGGTGCAGGACCACAAGCGCGCATATGAGGGCGACGAGGGGCCCAACACCGGCGGGATGGGCAGCTACTCGGACACGGATCTGACGCTGCCGTTCATGACCGACGCGGACTACGACGCCGCCGTCGAGATCATCGACGCTGTCGTCGACGCGCTCCCCGAGTACAAGGGCGTCCTCTACGGGCAGTTCATGCTCGGCGCGGACGGGCCGAAGGTGGTGGAGTTCAACGCCCGATTCGGCGACCCCGAGGCGATGAACACGCTACCGGTGCTCTCGACGCCGTTCCTCGACGTGCTCACGGCGGCCCGTGACGGCGAATCGCTGCCCGACCTGGCGTTCTCCGGGGAGGCGACGGTTTGCAAGTACGCGGTCCCGGCCGGCTATCCGGTCGAGCCCGACGCAGGCGCTCGAATCGAGGTCGACGACTCCAGCGTCGGCGACGCGCTGCTGTTTTACGCGAGCGTCGACCAGCGCGAGGACGGGCTGTTCACGACCACCTCGCGGTCGTTCGCTGTCGTCGGCCTCGGCGGTTCCATCGCGGCGGCGGAGGCGGACGCGGAGGCCGCGCTGTCGATGATCGACGAGGGATTCCACGTCCGACACGACATTGGAACCGCCGAGCTGGTGCAGTCGCGGATCGACCACATGGCGGAAATCCGCGGGGAATAG